GCCGCAGGCTTTGGTCTTTTGCTGGCGGTAGGTGCCGCCATGCCGGCGAATGCCGTCACCATGCCGACCCTGACGGTGCCTGCAACCGGACAGTCGGACATCATCCAGGTTCGCGATCACGGTCATGGCCACGGCCATTGGCATCATCACCATAATCGTTGGGGCAGCGGCCATCGGCTGCATGGCTCGGACAGCTATTATGACGACGATTCGGATAGCGGCGTTCTCTTCAAATCTTTTGTGACCGGTACTCTGTTCAACAGGCAGAGTTCACAGAGCTATTACGGCGCTCACGCGCGTGACTGCGCAAGCCGCTATCGCTCTTATCGCGCCTCCGATAACACCTATCAGCCGAGCCGCGGACCGAGGCAGCTGTGCCGTTGAGCGGCAACTTTTTCTGAGCAGGCCGACACTTTTCGCTTGCGTCGGGAAACGCTAAACTCTAAACGAAACAAGCCGTTTCGGCAGGTCGGGGCGTAGCGCAGCCCGGTAGCGCACTTGACTGGGGGTCAAGGGGTCGCTGGTTCGAGTCCAGTCGCCCCGACCATTTATCTCCTTGAACTCCCAATCGAATTCTGAAAATCAGCTACACCAGGACGACGCCTGGCCGGTCCAGCGGCGCGCGAGACCTTCCGACACCATCTGATCGCCGAGCGAGCGCCCCGCGCGCATGGCAATGCGGAGCTTGCCGCCATTCGGGTCGTCGCGACGGCTGCTGCCGGAAAGCACGAAGCTTCCATCGTTGAGAATGGCCTGCAGGCGCAGTTTCGCGGCTACGCCTCTCTGTCTTTCGCTGGGGCAGCGCGCGGCACCGGCGTCCGGGACCTCGATATCGGCCAACTGAATCCGTATGCCATCCTGCCAGAAGGTATTGCCGTCGACGACGCAATTCGTGCCCGAGCCGGCGCCGCATAGCACGAAACGACCGCCGGACTGCGCATGCAAGCCGGGTATCGGCCGTTCGACCGGTATCTTGTTGACCGGCATTGCCACGGGAATGGCGGCGGGCGGTACCGGCAGGACGGATGTTGCGCGCGGCTCCGATGTCACTGCTGCCGTCCTTATTTGCGGCTTTGCCGCCGGCACGGGCGTCTCCCGAGCCATATGCGGCATGCCTGCGACTGTGCCGGCATGCGCCAGCATCGACGGCATATCATTGCGATGCTGATAGGCGTAGATGCCGGCTATCGTTGCCAGGCCGACAACACCCCATAGCCACATCGAATTGCCCGCCTTGGATTGCGGCTTGCGCCGCGTGCGTCGTTTCGCTTTCGCCATGGTATCATCCCTCAATTGCGAGGGGGATTATCGCCGTCATTTCTTACCGATCCGTTGGCTTTGGCGGAGATCATGAACTGCGATGGGGCAAGGCTATTTCGCGGCCCCTGTCGGCGGCTTCAGTTTCACCGCCATCGTCACCTGTCCGTTGATGGAAAGTCTGGTGCCGCGATTGTCTGGATTGTTGACCGAGGTATTGCTCGACAGGGCACTGATCTCGCAGGCATCGGCAATCGTATCGAGCAGGGTGGCGCAGCTGCTTGCGGCAATCTTGTAGAAGGATTTCAACGCCTTCTCCTGCTGCTCGTCGCTGTCGCCATCCGTTATGGGATAGGAGATCGATATTCCCGATTGCACGGAAATATATCCTTCGGGCGGCTGGTGAGGGTTGCGCAGCGGAAGATTCGAAAAATTCTGCGCGAGGGCAGGCAGGGCCGTTGCTGCAAGCGCCAAGCTGAGCGCAGCCCGGATCAGAAATCTGGTCATCATTATATCTCCGTTTTTTCCGCTTGTTGCAGATGCGGATAAAGGCTGGGTGATGCTTTAACTTAAAATTGTACTTTCGATCGAATTTCCGTAGAGTTTACGAATCAGAAATGCGTCGGCCGAAATGCTTCCTTGCCAACCCCATACGCAAGGCGCATAGTCTAATCCTGTCGTCGGGAATAAAACGGGTGCCGGCGAAGTACTGCGTGCTTCTGCCCCACGGACCATGAGACGCGCAAATGCTGGACACACCTATCCATCCACGAGATCTGCCGCTTTTTTCAGACGATCTGGACCGGCTCGAGAAGGTACTGGACACGGTCTGCAAGGATCGTGGCATGAGCCCGCGAAGCCTAGAGGCAGAACGCCTCGGCGCATTGATTATTCAGCTTTATCGCCAGGGCGTAAAGGACGACGCGAAGCTTCTCGCGCTTGCACGGGCTTATTTCTGACGCAGTTGCGTTTTTTTGTGGCCGAAAATCTAATCGATTTAAGCTGATTTCACATAGCAGTAATGATGCTTTATGCCTGTTCGAAGCGGACCGGCCTCCCTATATTTGCTGCGTTGCACAAAGAGATTCGATTTCTCGATGTCACTGCTTCTGGAGAGGAACAGTGCGCGCCAGCCCGCAGCAGAGGAAAAAACCGGCCGTGGCTGACGTGGATAGAAAGGTCCATGATGAATTTTAAAGTTCCGAGCCGGCTTCGCCGCTTGCTCGTCGATTCCGTCGAGCTGCCGCAGCTCAAATTTCCGTTGATGCAGCCGCAATCGCAGCCGTCGCGCCGTCGCGTTTCCACGCGCCCGTCGCCGCAGCGGCTGACGGAAGTTTTGTGGTTTGGCCGCAATCCCGGCGATTTGCGCATGCTCGAATATGTGCCTCCGGGCGTAAAGGGACCGATGCCGCTCGTCGTTGTCCTGCATGGCTGTCATCAGAATGCCGAGGATTTCGATCGCGCGAGCGGGTGGACGGCACTTGCGCGGCAGCATGGATTTGCCGTGCTTTATGCGGAGCAGAAGGCATCGAACAACCCAAATCTCTGTTTCAACTGGTTTCGCCCGAGCATGGTCACGCGCGATCGCGGTGAGCTCGGCTCCATCAGAGAAATGATCGATTTCAGTCGCCGTCTGCATGCGATCGACGATAGCAGGATTTTTGTCATGGGCCTCTCGGCCGGTGGCGCTGTCGCAGCCGCATTGCTCGCGACCTATCCGGAACTCTTTGCCGCAGGCGCCATCATCGGCGGCCTGCCTTTCGGCGCTGCCCGCGATGCCATATCGGCGCTTGACGTCATGAAGCGTGGCTCAAGCCGCCCGGCGGAAAAATGGGGCGAGCTCGTTCGCGAAGTTTCCCCCGAAGCTGCCCGCTATCCGGCCGTCTCCATCTGGCATGGCGATGCCGATGATGTGGTGTCCTTCGCCAATGCCGAGGCATCCGTCGCGCAATGGCTGACCGCACGCGAGCGTCCGCGCACCAAGGGTCGGTTGCGTCTCTTCGAGGGCGGCGAACGGCGCGAATGGCGCGACGACTATGGCCATATGATCCTTGAGCTTGTGACGCTGACCGATTTCGGGCATGGCCTGCCGGTTGGCTCCATTGTTGAAGGCTGGGAGCCGGCAAACAACACCGAACGCTACATCCTGCCTGCAGCCCTCTCTGCGCCCGAAGGGCTTGTCAAAAGCTGGAAGCTCGCGGCCTGAGGCCGGTCGCAAAACCTAAGGCCTGAAGGCGCGAAGCGGCTCTTGGAGATTTCAGACGCTGCGTCAGCCGTCAATCGTCATTGGTGGCATTCAGGTTCTCAGGCCGAATGCCATCATTTTCGGACCAATGCTTGAAGCGAATGCCAGGACCGCCCGTGCCGTCACTGCCGCCGGCGAGGAAAAGCACGCCATGGCTCTCGAGGACGGAGCGAACTGTCGCAAGCGCCCTCATATCCGCCGGGCTGATCCCTGTTTCCAGCGCTTCGATCGCCGAAACCGGGAGTTTGCTCTCGCTGGCAAGCGTCTCCACCGTCAGTCCGAGCATGGCGCGCGCGCCGCGCAATTGTGCTGAAGTAATCATGAGTTAAGTCTATCGCATCGGCTTGAAAAGCGGAACCGATTTCCGACGAAAATCCTCTGCGAGTTTAAAAGGCCGCCGCGCTTTTCTCCCGGCCCTCGCGCTTATCGTCCAAACCGGAATTTGCTACCAACTCCAGCGGGGCAGGGGTGGGGTAGCCGAGCAGGTCGTGATAGATCTTTTCGGTCGCATCCGCCATGCCGGCGAGCGTATATTCATCCTTGCGGCGACGGGCCTCGGCAGTAAAATTCGCCAGCAACGTCGGATCGCCAAGACGTGCCATCGCGGCCGCCAACGCTTCCGGATTATCGCTGTTCGGCACGATGTATCCGTTCTTGCCGTGCTCCAGCACCGTGCGTGCGCCACCGACATCGGCAAGCAGCAGCGGCTTGCCCGCAGCTGCGGCCTCCAGCATCACATAGGACATCGCCTCATAGCGGCTTGGCATGACGACAACATCGAAGGCGTCGATGGCCGTCACCCCCGGCACGCTGCCATCGATGCGGGCGCGATCTTCAAGCCCGGCCCCCTTGATCATCTCTCTTGCTGTGTCGGCCAGCTCACCGATCCCGATCATCAGCAGATGGGCTTGCGGCAATTGGGCTGCTATCCGTGCAAAAGCCGCGATCAGGCGTTCAGGCGCCTTCTGTTGCGTCATCCTGCCGACGAAGCCGAAGAGCAAAGCTTCCTGAGGAATGCCGTATCGTCTGCGGATGGCTGCTCGCTGGCTGAGGGGAGGTGCGTTGACGCCGTTAACGACGACGCGCAGGCGTTTTTCCGGGATGCCGAGCGACAGGGCGTGATTATATTCATCCTGCGAAACGCAGACTAGGCGATCGGTCAGCCATGTCCCGAGAAGACGCTCGATACCGCCATAGATCAAACGGCCTTTCACACCGAGCGTCGGGTCCATGGTGCGGAAGGCATGCGGCGTGTAGAGAACGGGGACACGGCGCCCAGGTAGCCGCAGGCGGGTAAGCGCGCCGGCTTTCGAGCTATGGCCATGGATCAGATCGAACGGCCCATGAGTGGCCGCGATCTTGCGCAGTTGCCACCATGCCGTCAGATCCCAGGGGCCGGGCGCGCGCCGCATGCCAAGCGGAATGACATTGTCCAGGCCGATATTTTCCAGCTCTGCGACGAAAGTGGGCTCGGCGCGCACTGGGGAATAGATAGCGGTCACGGAATGGCCGCGATGCTGCATGGCCCGGCATAGGTCGAGAAAATGTCGCCCGGAGCCACCGCCGCTCGGCTCGAGAACCTGCAGCAACGACAGGCGCTTGACGTTGGTGCGAATGTTCACGATGTAGCTTCCCTTTTGTTCAAGTCACGCTGAAACTTCTGCTCCAGGGCGCCGCAGCCCCAGACGATTCCGATCAACATGTAGAAATGGCGCCAGTGGTCGGTATCGATGACGTTGCCGATGCCGACATGGCCGAGAATGACGATCCAGGCGATCATCAGGTAGGGCTGCCAGGGACGCTCTCTCAGGAGGTTGCGGAAGCCGATATAGATGGTCCAGCAGATCATGCTGATCCACGTTACGAAGCCGATCCAGCCGTAGGTGGTCAGCGTCTTTAGCCAGGTATTATGTTCGTCTTCGCGGAAGATCTGGCCGAAGACCAGCGGCCCGATGCCGAAAGGCCGTTCCATGGACATTTGGAAGCCGATGCTATGGCGTTCGAAGCGGCCGAGATGGCCTCCGTCGTAGCTCTGAACCAGCTGCAGGCGCGTCGAAAACAGGTCGCTGACCTGCGGAAATTGCAGCGCGACGACGAGCAGCACGACCATGAGGATGATGGCCGCCAGCGACATCACCAGAATGCGCAGCCGGAAGGTATTGCTACGGTGCTTCAACAGCATGCAGAAGATCAGCATCGCTGAGGCGAAGGCGAAGAGAGCCCAGGCTGCGCGGGAGAAGGACAGGAAAATGCCGAAGGCGAGCACGAACAGGCAGATGCCCTTGATCGGCGCCTTCTTCAGGTCGCCGATCAGCAGGCCGTGCATGAGGTAGAGGCTCGGCGCCACGAGATAGGGGCCGAAGACGTTCGGATCCTGGAACGCACCCATGGCGCGGTCGTAGCGCGTGAAGATGTCGAAGCCCGGCACGGCATGGAAGTAGCCGAGGATGCCGAGGCTTGCGGTGATCAGCGCTGCCACGACCCAGGTACTGAAGATCAGCTTCAGCCGCTTTTCGTTGTCTTCGGTAATGGCGGCGTAGAAAACGGAGCTCAGCGCCAGGAAGGTGGAAACGGCGATATAGATCGGGCCGTCGAGGTGGTTGCCGGCAGCAAGATCGTGCATCTGCGTGATCGAGAGCATGCCGCCGATATTGAACAGCAGAAACAGCGCCAGTAGTGGCGCGACGCTGCGCGAGATTTTCAGCCCGAGAATGAACCAGGTACCGATCAGAAAAGCGAGCCACAACTCATAAGGCGCCGGCTCGGCGATGACGAAGCCCGACAGGAACACACCGATGACGACGCTGGCCGTACCGACCAGCCGCATGGCGGCAAGTTGCGGCTGCGCGACGCGGGGCGATGGCAGGTCGATCGCGCTCAATAGGCATTTTCCGTATTGAGCAGACGAAACGGCGTCAGGAACAGGATCTTCAAATCGAAGAGCAGCGACCAGTTCTCGATGTAGTACAGATCGTAAGCTGTGCGGAACTTGATCTTGTCGTCGCTGTCGATTTCGCCGCGCCAGCCGTTGATCTGCGCCCAGCCAGTGACGCCGGGCTTGACGCGATGGCGCGCGAAATAGCCTTCGACGACGTCGGCATAGGTGCGGTTATGGCTGGCGGCCAGAACGGCGTGAGGGCGCGGCCCGACAAGCGAGAGGCTGCCGAGCAGTACGTTGAAAAGCTGCGGCAACTCGTCGATCGACGTTTTGCGGATGAAGCGGCCGACGGGGGTGACGCGCGGGTCGTTCTTGGTCACGGCATTGCGCGCCGACGGATCGCTCATATGGGTGTACATCGAGCGGAACTTGAAGACGTTGATGATCTCGTTGTTGAAGCCGTGGCGCTTCTGCATGAAGAAGATCGGCCCTCTCGAGGTTGTCTTCACGGCAATTGCCGCGCCGAGCATGATCGGCCATAGCAAAGCAAGTGCGACCAGGCTGAAGAAGATGTCGAAGATGCGTTTTGCAACGCCATCCCAGTCGCGGATCGGCTTGTTGAAGATGTCGAGCATCGGCACGGCGCCGACATGTGAGTAGGCGCGGGGGCGGAACCGCAGCTTGTTGGCATGGGCCGCCAAGCGAATGTCGACAGGCAGCACCCAAAGCATTTTCAGCAATTGCAGAATGCGATCCTCGGCGCTGATCGGCAACGCGATGATCAGCATGTCTATGCGCACGAGCCGGGCGAATTCGACCAGTTCCGATACCGTGCCCAGCTTCGGGTAACCGGCGACCATGACTGGCGAGCGCTTTTCGCCGCGATCGTCGAAGATGCCGCAGATACGGATATCGTTGTCGGGCTGATGCTCGAGCGCGCGGATGAGCTCCTTTGCCGGTTCGCCGCCGCCGACGATGACGGCGCGCCGCTCCATGACGCCGTTGCGAGCCCAGTGGCGGATACCGTAGGCAAACAGGAGGCGAGCCACGAGAAGGAACCCTGCGCCTGCCGCGAGCCAAAGGCTGAGAAGCGAAAGGGAGTAGATATTGTTGATGTCGAAGGGCAGAAGGGCAATGACCATGACCGCAAAGGCGGCCCCCCAGGACCCGAGAATCCGGTGCAGGAAATGATGCGGCGAGCGCAAGACCGGTATCTGATAGGCATCCGCAATCTGCAGAAAGACGATGGCAAGACCGCAGAGGGCGATCGTCACCACAGTCTTCGACAGGAAAGGATGATTGTCCGACGTACCGAAGAGGAGGATCGCAAGTCCGAATGCGAGTAGCGACAGAAATTCGAACAGCCGGTATTGTCCGACGATGATCGCCGGAGACTGGTTGGTTTCGCGAAGCTGTTCGGCGATTTGCCGCGCATAGGCATTCATGCCATCCGGGCGATCGCTATGAGTCTCGCCGGCACCGCGGGTGCGGATTTCCGAAACCTGCTTGCGAAGATTGTCCAAGTTGAATTGCTCGGACTTTTGGGTAGTGTTCATGGCAGCTTATCCGGTCGTTACCGGACAAGCCCTATCAGATATCAGCTAAGAAACACTTACAACACTTGGCTGTATTCTAACCGTCGCTGTTCAGGCCAAGTATATTTTGATACAGGTGCAAAGTATCCCGTGCCATGGCGGAAGCCGAAAAATTCGATCGTATCGTACCGATATCGGGCATGTTGCGGGCGCCCCATAGCGGCTCGGTGATCGCTTCGGCCATGATGCGCGAGAGATCATCGGCATCTTCCGGTTTGGCGAGTGCGGGGCTGTTTTCGCCAAGTGCTTCCGCAACGCCGCCGACGCGCGAGGCGATGACGGTCTTTCCAGCTGCGAGCGCTTCCAGAACGATATAGGGCATCGCCTCGGCGCGCGAGGGGACGACGATATTCTGTGATACCGTGAAGGCTTCCTGCACGCGCATCGCCGGCAGCATGCCGATACGGTGACCGAGGCCCCGTTCGACCATCATCCGGTGATATTTGTCTCTGTCCGGTCCGTCACCGATCATGAGCGCTGACAGTGGCCTGCCGATCCGGCGCTCCGTTTTTGCAAAGGCGTCCACAAACAGATCGGGACCTTTGAGGTCCCGCAGCATGCCGATATAGACGAAATGCACGGAGTCCGATCGTGTCGGTATGGTGCGAAAATCTCTTTCGCTGATGCCGTTATAGATCATCACAGAGCGGGTGCGCGGCTTGCCGATCTTTCTTTCATAGGTGCGGCGCTCGAAGTCGCAGATAAAGATCAGGCCATCGGTGAGAAACTCGAGCATTCGCTCCAGGCTGTGCACAAGCATGCCCTGGAACGAGCCGCGCGAGAAATGCAGGCTTCCGCCATGCGCTGTATAGAGGCGGGCTACGCGATACCTGTTGACCCGCAGGATCGAGCCGAGAACGCGCGCGAGCAGGCCGCCCTTGGCGCCATGCCCGTGCAGCACATCCGGCCGCAAACTCTTGATTTCTTTATAGCTGCTCCAAAGTGTTGCAGCATCCGAGAGGGTAATTTGCCGTCGGATCGGCAGGCGGACGACGCCAAGAGCCAGGAACGGCGCGATATCGTCGAACAGACGATCCTCATGCTCGCCGCCTGTCAGGCTGTCGCAAAGTATGCCGACCTCGTGGCCCGCTTTGCTCTGTTCTTCCGCCAAATCCCGGACATGGCGGAAGACGCCGCCGACGGGCGATCTGAAGCAATGAAGGATACGAAGCGGTCGGGCCATGAGCGGGCGCGGTTAGAATAACCGCTCTCTGACATAGATGGTGTCGCCCGCCAGCACCGGATCGGAGATGCCGACCCGTCCAGTCATGACATGACCGTTGATCTTGCGGGTGACATCCGCGTTGGATTGGTTGGCCCGGCTGGTGAACCCGCCTGCGACCGCGATGGCATTCTGGATGGTCATGCCCGGCACATAGGAATATTGGCCCGGCTGGCCGACTTCGCCCATAATATAGACCGAGCGATAGCGGTCGATGTCGATGGTGACGTCTGGATCGCGAATATATCCCTGGCGAAGCTTCTGCGCGATCTGGCCGGAGAGCTGCTGCAGTGTGCGGCCGCGGGCAGCGACCTGGCCGATCAGCGGAAAGGCGATATAGCCGGCTTGGTCGACAGTATAGGTGTTGGTCAGCCCGGCTTGATCGAACACCGTGACGCGCAACCGGTCGCCGCTATCAAGGGTATAGGGCTGGATCGTGGCCTCGTTGAAGGCTTTGGGCGCCGGCTGATAGGTGTTGCAGCCGGTGAGCGCGGCGCTCACGGCGGCCATGCCGAGTGCAAGGACAATCTTTGACTTTGCGAAGGGCATTTCGCGCTCATTGGAAAGGGAAGACACTGCCGTCGTTATCGATCCGTTAGGGTTAACGGTCGGTAAAGAGCAAATCAAATTCCAGGAAAAAATTAGAGATGCCAAAAATAATGCTGGCGAAATACTATTAACGCTTGGGTTACCATAGTCGTTTACGATTAATTTTGGCTTTCTATTACGGAGTTTTGCATATGTCCGGTGTCAACAACACCCAGCAGGATGTGGACATCGATCTCGCTCAGCTCTTTCGCGCTGTGTGGCAGCGGCGGGTGCGCGTCGTTGCCATCACGCTGGCAGGCGCCTGCGCGGCATTCGCGATCGCCAAGGTCATGTCGCCGGAATATCGCAGCGAGGCCCGCATCCTCATCGAGCAGCGTGCGCCTGCCTTTGCGGCGACGACATCGGGCAACGATGCCGGTGCCGGACCTCTATTGGACGAGCTGAACATTGCCAGCCAGGTGCAGATCCTGCAGTCGGCGGATCTGGTGAAGCAGGTCATTACCAATCTCAAGCTCTACGATCGTCCCGAATTCGCCGCCGGCAACAACGGTTCTGCTCTCTCTGATATTCTGATCAAGCTGCATCTGAAGCGGACGGCGGCTGACAAGGCCCCTGAAGAGCGGATGCTGGACGCCTTCAACAGCCGCCTGCAGGTCTATCAGATCAACAGCTCGCGCGTGATCGGCATCAGCTTCACGTCCCGCAATCCGGATCTCGCCGCCAGCGTGCCGAACGCGATGGCGCAGGTCTATCTATCCATGCAGAGCGGCGCCAAGCTCGATTCCAACAGCGAGGCGACACGCTGGCTGGAGCCGGAGATCGCCAAGCTGCGCGACAAGGTCAGCGAGGCGGAAAAGAAGGTTGCGGATTATCGTTCCGCCAACGGTCTTCTCCAGACCAGTCAGAACAACAATTTCGCCACGCAGCAGCTCGCGGATATTTCGACGCAGCTGGCGCAGGTGCGTGGCGACAAGGCCAATGCCGAGGCGAGGGCGCAGGCGGTGCGCAGTGCGCTGTCCAGCGGCCGCTCTACCGATACGCTTGCCGATGTCGCAGGCTCGCAAACTATTCAGCGGCTGAAGGCGACCCAGTCTAATCTTGAGTCGCAAATATCGGATCTGTCCACGACGCTGATGGATGGGCATCCGCGGCTGAAGAGCCTGCGGGCGCAGCTGGTCGATATCCGTCAGCAGATCGATCGCGAGACCCAGAGGATTCTGGCAAGCATCGAGAACGAGGCGAAGGTTGCGCAGCTGCGCGAGCAGCAGCTCCTCGCCCAATCGAATACGCTGAAAGCCGACAGCGCCCGGGCAGGGGAGGACGAAGTCGGCCTCAATGCGCTGGAGCGTGAAGCTGCGGCGGAGCGACAATTGCTCGAAACCTATCTCGCCCGTTATCGCGAGGCGGCTTCTCGCGTCGACAAGAATTCCAGCCCTGCCGATGCACGCATCGTTTCCACGGCGGTCGAACCGGTCGATCCGTCTTTCCCGAAGGTCGGCCCGATCGTCGTCGTCGCTACCCTTGCCACCTTCATCCTCACGGCCATCGTTATCATGCTCGCGGAGCTGTTCAGCGGCCGTGCATTGCGGCCGGTCGGACCTGTTCGCAAGGAAGATGCCGTCGCGCTGGAGGCGGCGAAGCGCATTCAACCCATCGCCGAACCGGAGCCGGTTCGGCCAGTTGCGCGAGCAAGCAGCGTCGAGGCGCCCACAAGCATGCTCTCCGTCCCCGTAGAGGAAATCCCGGTTCAGGCTGCGGATACGGTAATTGCTTCGGAGACGGCAATCGCCTTGGACACCGCAATCGCTCCGGATCACGGGCCGAAGCAGGTTGCTCAGGCTGCCACGGATGAAGAGGAAGATTTCTCCATCCAATCCGTCGCGGATTATCTGATCGACAGCGGTTCGCGGCTGGCGATCGCCATATCCCCGACCGGTAACAACGGTTCGACCGCGACCGTCATGCTGGCGCGGACCATTGCCGATGCAGGGAGCCGTATCGTGCTGGTCGATATGACCGGTACTGGATGTCCCTCGAGGCTCATGGCCGAGCATGACGAACTTCCTGGCGTAACCGACCTGCTGTGCGGCGAAGCGGCCTTTGGCGATACGATCCATCCGGATCGCCTGTCGGATGCTCATCTCGTGCCGCAGGGCATGAGCGATCTTGCCCGCGCCATGCGCGGCGCTGACCGTCTGTCGCTGATCCTCGACGCACTGGGTTCGGCCTATGACATCGTTCTGGTGGAGTGTGGCGCGGCCGAAGTCTCCGGCGTCGCGCGGCTGACGCGCAGCAAGGAGACGGAAATCATCCTCTCCATGCCTGAGCCCGATGAAAGCCAGTTCATCTCAGCCATGACGGAATTCCAGAAGGCCGGCTATGAGCATATCATTCTGATGTCCGGCTGGCGTGAGGAGCATGATCCGGATACGCGCCGCGACGCAGCCTGATCAATCCGCGTCACCCCCGCCACCATCCGATGGGGCGCTACCTCCGTGTCGCGCCCGCAGCCGCTGGACGAGGGAATAGAGCTTGCGATTGGATTTGATCGCGACCTTCGTACGCGTGATGACCCGATTCGCCATCGCCACGAGACGTCCCATGCCTGAGACGGGCAGGAAGAGATCATACTGCACCGTTTCCATCGGGCACCAGGAACGCTTGTAAATCTGATCACCGATACCGAAATCGAAGAGCGCGACGCCTTCGCGATGCAGCCGCTCGATCATCAGCCAGAACAGCAATTCGCCGGGGCTTGCTTCCGCAACCAGAGCCTCGTCGATCGAGGCAAACTGGCAGATGACATGATCTCCCTTGCGGGACAGGGCAGCGATGGCCGGAATATGGCCTTCATGCTCGCCTTTCAGGCGCAGCGCATGCATCTGCAGTGTCGCGGCGATGCCATCATCTCGGCGTCGGTGCAACATGGCGTGCAGCGCGGCCTTGATCCGGTCGTCCTTGAACGCATCGGGCAGACCGGCATCCTCGAAGCGGATCGCCTTCTGCCGGAAGAACAGATCGAGCAATGCGTCCTGCTCGTCAGGACCGGCAATCACATATTCGTAGCCGCCTCTGGCATCGAGAAGCCGGCTCTGATGCTTGAACT
The Rhizobium sp. 11515TR DNA segment above includes these coding regions:
- a CDS encoding glycosyltransferase family 4 protein, with amino-acid sequence MARPLRILHCFRSPVGGVFRHVRDLAEEQSKAGHEVGILCDSLTGGEHEDRLFDDIAPFLALGVVRLPIRRQITLSDAATLWSSYKEIKSLRPDVLHGHGAKGGLLARVLGSILRVNRYRVARLYTAHGGSLHFSRGSFQGMLVHSLERMLEFLTDGLIFICDFERRTYERKIGKPRTRSVMIYNGISERDFRTIPTRSDSVHFVYIGMLRDLKGPDLFVDAFAKTERRIGRPLSALMIGDGPDRDKYHRMMVERGLGHRIGMLPAMRVQEAFTVSQNIVVPSRAEAMPYIVLEALAAGKTVIASRVGGVAEALGENSPALAKPEDADDLSRIMAEAITEPLWGARNMPDIGTIRSNFSASAMARDTLHLYQNILGLNSDG
- a CDS encoding BA14K family protein, with the protein product MFTIARSITAAGFGLLLAVGAAMPANAVTMPTLTVPATGQSDIIQVRDHGHGHGHWHHHHNRWGSGHRLHGSDSYYDDDSDSGVLFKSFVTGTLFNRQSSQSYYGAHARDCASRYRSYRASDNTYQPSRGPRQLCR
- a CDS encoding thermonuclease family protein, whose protein sequence is MAKAKRRTRRKPQSKAGNSMWLWGVVGLATIAGIYAYQHRNDMPSMLAHAGTVAGMPHMARETPVPAAKPQIRTAAVTSEPRATSVLPVPPAAIPVAMPVNKIPVERPIPGLHAQSGGRFVLCGAGSGTNCVVDGNTFWQDGIRIQLADIEVPDAGAARCPSERQRGVAAKLRLQAILNDGSFVLSGSSRRDDPNGGKLRIAMRAGRSLGDQMVSEGLARRWTGQASSWCS
- a CDS encoding glycosyltransferase family 4 protein, whose translation is MNIRTNVKRLSLLQVLEPSGGGSGRHFLDLCRAMQHRGHSVTAIYSPVRAEPTFVAELENIGLDNVIPLGMRRAPGPWDLTAWWQLRKIAATHGPFDLIHGHSSKAGALTRLRLPGRRVPVLYTPHAFRTMDPTLGVKGRLIYGGIERLLGTWLTDRLVCVSQDEYNHALSLGIPEKRLRVVVNGVNAPPLSQRAAIRRRYGIPQEALLFGFVGRMTQQKAPERLIAAFARIAAQLPQAHLLMIGIGELADTAREMIKGAGLEDRARIDGSVPGVTAIDAFDVVVMPSRYEAMSYVMLEAAAAGKPLLLADVGGARTVLEHGKNGYIVPNSDNPEALAAAMARLGDPTLLANFTAEARRRKDEYTLAGMADATEKIYHDLLGYPTPAPLELVANSGLDDKREGREKSAAAF
- a CDS encoding extracellular catalytic domain type 1 short-chain-length polyhydroxyalkanoate depolymerase gives rise to the protein MMNFKVPSRLRRLLVDSVELPQLKFPLMQPQSQPSRRRVSTRPSPQRLTEVLWFGRNPGDLRMLEYVPPGVKGPMPLVVVLHGCHQNAEDFDRASGWTALARQHGFAVLYAEQKASNNPNLCFNWFRPSMVTRDRGELGSIREMIDFSRRLHAIDDSRIFVMGLSAGGAVAAALLATYPELFAAGAIIGGLPFGAARDAISALDVMKRGSSRPAEKWGELVREVSPEAARYPAVSIWHGDADDVVSFANAEASVAQWLTARERPRTKGRLRLFEGGERREWRDDYGHMILELVTLTDFGHGLPVGSIVEGWEPANNTERYILPAALSAPEGLVKSWKLAA
- a CDS encoding O-antigen ligase family protein; this encodes MSAIDLPSPRVAQPQLAAMRLVGTASVVIGVFLSGFVIAEPAPYELWLAFLIGTWFILGLKISRSVAPLLALFLLFNIGGMLSITQMHDLAAGNHLDGPIYIAVSTFLALSSVFYAAITEDNEKRLKLIFSTWVVAALITASLGILGYFHAVPGFDIFTRYDRAMGAFQDPNVFGPYLVAPSLYLMHGLLIGDLKKAPIKGICLFVLAFGIFLSFSRAAWALFAFASAMLIFCMLLKHRSNTFRLRILVMSLAAIILMVVLLVVALQFPQVSDLFSTRLQLVQSYDGGHLGRFERHSIGFQMSMERPFGIGPLVFGQIFREDEHNTWLKTLTTYGWIGFVTWISMICWTIYIGFRNLLRERPWQPYLMIAWIVILGHVGIGNVIDTDHWRHFYMLIGIVWGCGALEQKFQRDLNKREATS
- a CDS encoding undecaprenyl-phosphate glucose phosphotransferase, whose translation is MNTTQKSEQFNLDNLRKQVSEIRTRGAGETHSDRPDGMNAYARQIAEQLRETNQSPAIIVGQYRLFEFLSLLAFGLAILLFGTSDNHPFLSKTVVTIALCGLAIVFLQIADAYQIPVLRSPHHFLHRILGSWGAAFAVMVIALLPFDINNIYSLSLLSLWLAAGAGFLLVARLLFAYGIRHWARNGVMERRAVIVGGGEPAKELIRALEHQPDNDIRICGIFDDRGEKRSPVMVAGYPKLGTVSELVEFARLVRIDMLIIALPISAEDRILQLLKMLWVLPVDIRLAAHANKLRFRPRAYSHVGAVPMLDIFNKPIRDWDGVAKRIFDIFFSLVALALLWPIMLGAAIAVKTTSRGPIFFMQKRHGFNNEIINVFKFRSMYTHMSDPSARNAVTKNDPRVTPVGRFIRKTSIDELPQLFNVLLGSLSLVGPRPHAVLAASHNRTYADVVEGYFARHRVKPGVTGWAQINGWRGEIDSDDKIKFRTAYDLYYIENWSLLFDLKILFLTPFRLLNTENAY
- a CDS encoding helix-turn-helix domain-containing protein gives rise to the protein MITSAQLRGARAMLGLTVETLASESKLPVSAIEALETGISPADMRALATVRSVLESHGVLFLAGGSDGTGGPGIRFKHWSENDGIRPENLNATNDD